The genomic segment AAAGGAATGAAAACTCATCATCAACGCCATAATTAAACCTGGTGTGCCATCCAAAAGGCCTAAACGATAAAAGTAATTCTGGAAAAATTTACCTAAGGGGTTAAAAATTAATCGAAAAAGGCTAAATTTAACTCCTTCTTGCTTTAAAGCCTTAGCGTGTAAAGTAGAGTGAAAATTAATTTGACTCAATATTTGAGAAATTGAAGGATGAGAATAATGAAAAATCGGATTTTTTAGAGTTTTAGTCCGCCACTTGTTCTGCCAAACTTCATGAACCGGCCGAACCCATTGACCATCTTTCTTTGCCATTCTTAAAAGTTTAACTTTTGCTGTTTCTCCAAATCTTAGAGGTTTCTCAAGAAAAAAATCTTTTCTTTTAAAGATAAAGGCGTAATGTTTATCTCTTTTAACCTCCTGTCTAATTTCCTTAGCAAGAGCTAGAGAAACCCGTTCATCAGCATCTAAAAACAAAACCCACTCCCCTTTCGCCTTTCCTAAACCAAAATTTCTTTGTTGAGCAAAATCATTATTTAGATGATGCCGAAAAACCTTAGTGCCTAATTTCTTTGCAACCTCCCG from the Patescibacteria group bacterium genome contains:
- a CDS encoding glycosyltransferase family 2 protein, with product TMISSVILTKNEEENIEECIKSLNWCDEVIVIDNYSEDKTREVAKKLGTKVFRHHLNNDFAQQRNFGLGKAKGEWVLFLDADERVSLALAKEIRQEVKRDKHYAFIFKRKDFFLEKPLRFGETAKVKLLRMAKKDGQWVRPVHEVWQNKWRTKTLKNPIFHYSHPSISQILSQINFHSTLHAKALKQEGVKFSLFRLIFNPLGKFFQNYFYRLGLLDGTPGLIMALMMSFHSFLARAKLYQLK